A window of the Actinobacillus genomosp. 1 genome harbors these coding sequences:
- the torD gene encoding molecular chaperone TorD, producing the protein MATQLLSSEERLFCYRWFHSLLAKELSEPQLHALQAGQFASFFAFLAELGFQPQVTDLQNELAKLTAYDSPHLELAADFAQCFLLEGKLSALPYTSYYLDERELSENLAVMDQWLTKFQLKINRLHNEPSDHLCIYLEVLIKLIETEQPVQVQQQFIRQQLLGWLPQWTEKTAQIHSSTAFYQIISNLLLGFLQQDIA; encoded by the coding sequence ATGGCAACGCAATTACTCAGTTCGGAAGAACGACTATTCTGTTACCGCTGGTTCCATTCGTTACTCGCCAAAGAGCTATCGGAACCGCAGCTACACGCATTACAAGCGGGTCAATTTGCCTCATTTTTTGCATTTCTTGCCGAGCTTGGTTTTCAACCACAAGTTACCGACTTGCAAAATGAATTGGCAAAATTGACCGCTTACGATTCACCTCACTTAGAACTGGCGGCGGATTTTGCGCAATGCTTTTTATTGGAGGGCAAATTAAGTGCGCTGCCGTACACCTCTTACTATTTGGATGAACGAGAACTCAGCGAAAATCTTGCGGTAATGGATCAATGGCTAACGAAATTTCAGCTTAAAATCAATCGATTACATAATGAACCGAGCGATCATCTCTGTATTTATTTAGAAGTGTTGATCAAACTGATTGAAACGGAACAGCCGGTTCAGGTTCAGCAACAATTTATCCGACAGCAATTACTCGGCTGGCTACCGCAATGGACGGAGAAAACCGCCCAAATTCACAGTAGTACCGCGTTTTATCAAATAATTAGTAATTTGTTGCTTGGTTTTCTACAACAAGATATTGCTTAA